The following nucleotide sequence is from Amia ocellicauda isolate fAmiCal2 chromosome 14, fAmiCal2.hap1, whole genome shotgun sequence.
TGAACTTATTTCTATGTAAGTTCAAGCTTGTTGCCAATATGTAACTAGACATAATGCACACATCTATCCTAAGCATGTAAAGAATAGGCAATGTGAATAATCCAGAGCTCATATCATAGCACTAGATTTGCACATTTTACAAAGGTTAAACATTCAAGCCCATACAGACTTGTATCagcttttataaatgttttggaTGGGTttgtgttaaggtacaatgcttcagttgaagcaacccttcgggtcccagtgaatcaggcaccccagtttgcgcttccagtaacagatgaggcttttcagcaggagacaagcccgggaagtaaagtcactgacacaatgtctgttcgtttatcttcgcttattgaacatttcacacagccttttatacatctacaagcaatatttcaaaggaggttcgggggccgtcccgaacctggatgatattttcttggcatatgtcccggggcagttccgagacaagggaagcaataattgataaggtattctttctaattggggaaacaatatttaatccagacatggaagcactggtaccaaggacacagcacacactatactgataagaacatgttatatagttttggtttgttaactaaagaatgtccactgcagtagaaattatctctatctgtcacacagataagtctgagcagagaaatcctaataaaaacaaggaaacccttataagagcaagttttaactagtatcttactggaaagcaattttaccccaacagtttGAATTTATGCATTAGAAGTATTTGTTTCCCTTCTATAAAATACAGTGAGATGTGAGCACTATTATTGGAATATTTCCTTGGTTCACAAGGATCAAATATGTCTCAAAAcaactgtaaataataataataattttaaaagaatTAGACCAATAGGAAGGTATAAAAAAACATAGGGCAATTAAAATGTCAATTCATAGTTTTTAACTTTGTACTGCATTTCTAGTTCTACCTGTTTTCTAGTTCTACAGCGATCTTAGGTCACATGATTATCTGGAaacagatacaaataaaatactgatgggTCAAAAGAAAACTCCTCCATAGACAGCATGTCAATCCAATAGGATCAAACTCAATGTGTTTTTATGCTAAAATAAGTTAAACAATTTATTTCTTCAAATCTCAAGGCCTATTGTCCATAGGTCTGAGGATTGCCCAGTAGCAAACCAACACCAGTGAAGTAAAGAGAATGACCTGCAGTAGTGTAAGTACAAGAAAACCAAGCTGGTCAAACTTCAAATGAGATCAAGTTTAAATTTGAAATTATGTTGAAGCACTAAAGCCAAAAATGGGAAGCATCAGAGTGTTGGAATTGGAAGTGAATCACTTATATTAAGTTTTCCATGAGTTAATGTTTTGGAAAATGCCagtgtaacagggctcataTGTAATCAGTACAGTATAGCGGTTATGCAGGTGTATCAGAGGTAAAGCAGGGATGTGGATTCAATTGCGGACAAGACTATAGTCTTAGTAGTGGTCACAAGCAGGAGGTCAATCGATCAGATGAACAGACTGGACAAGGGAAATCCGAAAGGCAGGTCATGAGAGAATAGCTAAAGGTCACAAAACAGGTAGTCAGACCAAAACTAGGGCTTGATAGTGCAGCTAAGAGGCAGACAATACTTAGCAATAATAGCAAGTAGCTAAAGGAACAAAGGGTTATATATACTGTGGGGAGTTAACTAGGGCAATGAGGAACAGGTGGAGATGGTTAAGTGATTGAGACAGGAGTGAATGATGATGAGCGGAGATCTGGACATGGCTTCGGAAGGGTAAGGGAGACATCTAGTGGCAGAAATTAGAAGTGCTTATGAGGGGAATGTCACAATAGCTCTCACACTCTCACGAATGGTTGCTGAAATCAAGCCTGAACCAAACTAGGACCGACTGCTCTGGGCTCCACTGCAAAATAATCAGATAATCAGGCAACTAATATTCTCCAAATCTCTGAGCTATCCTGTGCATTGTAAAAAGGTTACACTTGTCTTCCTGTAATTCAGATATACCCCACTCTGCTGGGGATGCTCAAGGTAAGGGGGGTCTCAGGGTTAGTCAGAGCATTCATCTTACCATACTCACAGCTGAGGACACAGAAGCCCTGCTCAGGGCTCAGGGTTAGCTGCCGTTTTTTGCAGGTTAACTTGGTGACCCAGCTCCAAGAATGCCTTGCTCCCAGCCTGCACCTCACTATACCACCTCTTGACACAGTCAAATGGGGGCTGACTGTGTTCATGTCCAGGGTCTCTGTCACTGAGGAGGATAAAGACACCATCCACTTTTTGTAACACAGAATAGGAAAATGACCAGAAAGTTTGTTTAATAAATTCATTTATTGTACAATTATTTGTGAATTAGTCACAGCaagtctgacacacacacacacacaataccgGTACTACAGAAAGTAGTTAAACAACAGTAGCATTATATATATCAATCActgcattataaattaaaaacatatttaatttaacacaGTTTATTGATCATTAAGACtgcaaatatacaaatatgatgcatttttaaatatagaatCACCACCTTTGTACAATGTTAGTGTATTCATAGTGTTAGATACTTGTTCTTTAAATTGCATAAGAATAAATCTGAATACAGATACTTACCTGAAAATTGGTGTTACCGCCCTTGGGCAGAGTTGTACACTGATATTTTTAGAATTGGTGTGAATTCAACAGACTTTGGTCACCTGGTTTATGATTCGTTATCAGTCTCAGTAAGAAGAAAACTATAAGGATCTCAGCAAAACACCAGAAAAGTTCCTTTCAGTGAAATTACCATAGAATAACTCTAATCTCTTACTGAACTCTATAGCAATTAGTAACctatttatgtaatatttatattataaattatatactaTTAGTACAGTCACATTAAATCATTTAATTATGAAATATATCATTTTATTGAGTTTGGAAATATACATAAAGCCAGCTGACAGCAGACAAAGAAatggaaatgtataattttgtattcaACTGTATTGTAACAGATGAAAGCACCATCGATTCCTCAGGTGATAGGAATGGCTGGAGTATTCTGGCTTCTGGCTTTTGCACAGTTTCACCCAGTTCATGCTAGTGTATAATAACATACAGTGGTTTCCAGATTGATTCATATCCTTGATGAAATGTCTCAGAAGAAAGGCAAGtgtgcaatatttttttttttttagaaatatgtaaaatatgaataaacaaCACTAGACACAgcagcaaaatacaaataaggggacttttttttaataaaggcgTTAAAAAAAGCATTGTAAACACTTACTGTAACCAGGCCTTCTGCAGACTTGTAACTGATACTAAATGCAATATACACTTTTCCCACAAGCATCCAAAGGAATGGGCCATGTCTATACTCCtgtcatcattatcatcacaacaacaacattcaCATCTTCTGAACCcagattgtgtgtttttcttgtaGCCCTGGTTTATATGGGGTAATCTAGTGCTAGATTCTTGTTCCAAAGTTCTAGACTTGCACctttgccagaggttaaaaatcCAAGCCCATAACAACTAGTATCAGCCTTTCTTTGTGGATCATTTATGGATGAGGTTCCTCTTTCCCTTTACTTAAATACTGGCTGAGAGACTTGGGCTAAATAATCAGAGGGTCCTGTTCATTGTTCCCAGGGGAGAAGAATGGACGGACTGTCTTGTCAATCTTCTCCTTTGAAACTGTAGATGAGTGAGACAGCCTCAGCATTGTAGAAGGAGACCTGCATCTTCTCATAGTCCAGATAGACCCCCACTCTGCTGGGAATGGTATTAGAGTCCAGGGTGGTCTCTGGGTCAGTCAGAGCCTTCAACCTCCGCCCATCCCAAAGACTGAGGACCCAGAAGCCAGTTTCAGGGCTCAAGGTTAGCTGCCCCTTCCTGCAGACTGATGCCCTGGCGACCCCCAACTCCCAGGACCTCTTGCTCCCCACCTTCACCTCCCAGTAGCACCCTCTGCTGGTCACTGTCTTGTTCCCCAGCACACCCAGTACACAGGGGTATTCATCAAACCGCTCTGGGGTGTCTGGGAGCTTTTGCTTTTCTTCTGTCCACCTCACTGCTCTGCCATTTTGGGAAACTATCAGGTAAGGGTTGATTGATTTCATATCCAGGGTCACTGTTACTGTGGGAAATGATTTGAGAAGTACAATGGTTTACTGGTTTACCTGATACAAGCACTCTCAACCTCTCTTGATTTAGTCTTTTTGTCCATGTTCACCTTATACTATTATTTAATAAGAAAAGCAAAAATACTATTTTGTAGGTTGATCCTTCcttattatttaattagaaTGGTTAATAATATGGGATGGGGTTAAATGTCCATTGGTTGTTAAGTATTAAGGTGGGTGTTGGcttacaaaataacaataataataataattattattattattattatatataattaattttaattaataaagcatACATTACCTCGTGACTGGCATCTCTTCAAGAAATAACCTGGATGaaataaagcaaaaatgttATATTGTAAAAACTATTATACTTATAAATTCTTCCTTCTTTACAGACACTTTCTATGCAAGATCTAGGTTTCTTTACTGTTTATAACGTATCTGAAGCGAGGATAAACatcttcttttaatatgaaaaagaCATAAAAGACATGTGTTTAGAGTCAAGAAATAGCAAATGAAACAccagtaataaatacattttttttttataaagaaaaatagcaaaaacattatggGACAATGTAAGTGTCTTAAAAGATGGAAATAGTCACTTTTAATCTCTAACTTCACATGAGATTCCAAGATGGTCTTCCTTTTAGAGTTGATCTGACATGTGTAGACGCCAGTGTCTGAGAGCCTGGTGTTGCTGAGCTGCAGGGAGACGTTGCCTCTCTCCAGTTCCTGATGAAACAGCTTCACCCTGCCCTGGTGGTCTGGTCCTTCTGTGTCCTTCCCATTGTTGTACTGGCAGACAAGGTCATTGTGGGTCTGTCTGAACCACCTCACCTCCAGGGCAGCTACACTCCTTTCAGGATGAGTTTTACAGGGAAGGACAACATCATCACCCTCAGGGACTTCCAAAAAGCCTGACAGGACcactaataataaatataaattaattaaatctttagttgcaaggttttttttttttttaatttatactcTTGAGTCGCTGCTGCGGTGTTGCCTGTTTGATCTTCTCTGTTTTGACTGACCTGTAGCGCTATTCGCTATGAGAAAAGCGCGGTATAAATACAATTGACTATTGGCAAAGtagtattatattttttttttgtagttgagGAGTTAAAGAAACGCACACTAGTGCAAGAAACTGTAAGGTTGTGTACTTGTGCGGTTTTAACGGATCCAATGGGCAATGTCCTTGACTGACAACTTTTCTGATTACGGATTAATCAATTGGATTAATGAATTGAATGTTTAATGAATAAACTTGCCagcaatacagcacagtatagttGTGTGAAAGGTTTATGATTGTATTGAGTCATTATAGCGGTAGATGTTCAATCGAGCCGGTTCGTGTCGATAGGAAACTGCTGAGTCACCGCAGCGCTGCTTAGTAATCGATCAGACACTCGGATCAGCGGAGCCGGATCACGACCTGCTTCTACAGCGCCTTTACATGATCCGGATCCACTGAGCCCGGACCCGATCCGGTGTTACGGAGGTTTGTTTctctcagtgcttgttattgtgtggaaccaagtcacacaATTCCTGGTTGTTATCCAATAGTATAGAGCTGGggttagtcagtcagtcagtcagtgagttgattgACAGCTGTTCGCTTTTCCTcattctatacataagcagctaaaacgTGCATCGTTTGTCGTGcggacattgtcaacctcgcctccgTCAGCGGCGGCCACAGAGCTGCGACTCACATCTGAGGCTGAGCAGCAGTTTGCGTGTATAATGCTTGAAagtgtctatctatctatatgactacaataatctttaacaaattaaaatgtaagtggtctgaaaccattttaatacaaatatatacatttatttaaccatgtactaaatataagcaactatAAGtgttactaattcacagatttagtccatgtctgtaccttgactataccttgaccaagaaatttggactctgacacaaaataattgactacctctgctgtagaacattcctacattatgcatattgcactaaggtgtctgtaatatcatTTTTccgtgcaatacttttttaatactgtattaatgATTCCTCCTGATTTTGGGGGTAAAACATCACAATGCaggtataaatacatataagacATAATTTTATAACACATACGACATAggacacaaagaaaaaaaatgatttaaattgAAGAAAATGTATACACAGCTTAGTACATATTGTTctcatcattattaatattgtgttcTGTTCATTGTGGACCTAAATTGATTATTGATGTACATCTGTAtcttatttgtttaatcatgtcactattttcttattttataataaacatatatttgtatGAAGGACTATGTCAATCCTTTACTTTCTGCTTTTTTGTGCTGCTTAAATGGAAGTAACCTACCAATTTCAATATGTAGATTatgtatattataaataaaccaGTATTATAACAGTGGTATAAGGTGCTGCAAGAGTTATAACAATCACATTACATTGGTATGAAGGATTTTGTGCAATTCAAATAAAGTGACATATTATAGGTCGTATCACTTTCCTATTACCCTTTTTTCAGTGTTATTTGCTTGAATACAGAATAATAACACACTCAACACTAATTCAAGTAAACAgcgttacaaaataaaaaggctaGTTTGCCATAGTAAAATGTACAGGTAGGCCTtttcaatgtaaatgtaaaacaaatataaacagaaaacatatatatagatttacatgttgttgtatttattaGATATACATTCAGTTTTGAGTGTAAGTGTTTCctcatattaaaaacaaacaaaaaagcttcTGTAGGTCATTGCACTTTTAATGAAACATAACAAATGTTTgatcaatgtttttcttttttttcttttaaagttaaataaGTTAAACATTCAGAATTTGAGCCCAAGTAACTTCTTTGTGAGGTTCCCTCAATGGCGCCATACCTCCAACTTAAAGGTTTGCCATGCccttgtaaatagtttaataaaatgaaaggatgctgatctgataAGATACGGCCAAAATATTGCAaaggacaaattgttttaattgatcATTACATTTGATTAGTAAGTACTTTACTAGATTGTATTAGGACTTTAAACTAGAGTTTCCATTTTATCTGGTAtaaatatcagaagaaataataattgctgaataaagtccttttatttattgacccccacacatacaacccacagTGATCAAGTTCTCTGAAAATGAGACCGGCTTGATgtgcaagttaccacaatacttgaCTAATATGAATTTAGATTAGCGGTCAGGTTGATCTGCTTGAATTGACCTTGAGGCTGTTTCGTTCAAATAggatatatgtttattaattaaatgtaaatgaacaACATGTAATGGTAAAGGTAGGAGGGAGAAAAGCAGGGTGAATAagattaaaagagagagagagaaagagagagagatctatCTATTACTCAAGTTTGACTTGAGGCACAaagcatgtaaaataaaattaaaataaattttaaCTCTACCCGTTCCTACACTTAGAGcccatacacaactaggttttatATAGCTGTgatttacctaattcttgaATATTACACAAAGCTTACTACCTGTCTGGTTTATTAAGGTTCATTTAGGCAGAGTGCAATAGCGGGGAGGTCTTCTTAAACGGCGTCGACTTGAGGATTTGGTTGCCATGCTTCCAGGTTGTTGGTAGAGAAGTTCTGGTCCAGATTCCTTCCTGGGTTTCCACTTTGGTGTCTTCCAATCTTCCTGGGTTCTTCTCCAAATTGCTAGTTTCCATCCATGGGTTTTATATGTTTTAGACAAAAAGATTCTAATCTCTGTCCCTCCAATTTCTGATTGGTTGGTTCGGGTGTCATAAATTCAGATGTCCTGTTGTTGGGCTATAACTCCCCCTTTTGCTAAAGTGTGTATTGGAAAGTTACAGCCTTCATGAGTTTTAGATTTTGTCCCTAAATAGTTTTTTAAGGATAACTTCCTGAGTATAAGTATGGTGGGTTTAGTATTCACATTTCTGAGGTCCTTaagtttaatttgatttgaatttgaatttgagtttaatttaatttaatatgattttaaaCAAGGTGGCATGTTTTGACATTGTAAAGGTTTATCTTTTAGTTTCCATCTGCTGTAGTTGTATAACTGTTTTGGATTGTGGATCTTTAGAATCCACCTTTTGGACCTCAGATATATATGTACTAGGGAGGGTTTCAATCttagtaaattgtaattggtcaatttaaaaataatgtccatttgtgttcattttagGGCTGTCGCAGTGTCCACATTCTTTTGGTCACTAGGGCTCCTCTTTTCCTCTTAAGAGGGAGCACCTCTGTTACATTGTGGCAGTGATGGTGATTTGGGTTTTTGACTGGAGTTGGTCTGAGTGCCATGGTCCCTTGTCCTGCATGATATTAATTTAGAGGGGGGGAACCTGTATTAAACTGGTCATTTTTGGTGTTTTGCTACTAAATATGAAATCAACCATTCTTTGTTTCCAAGGTTTTAGTTGGTATGCTTGAGGATGGGACAGGGTGGTCTCTGGCTCATTCAGAGCCTTCAACCTCAACCTGTCCCAAAGACTGAGGACCCAGAAGCCAGTTTTAGGGCTCAAAGTTAGCTGCCCCTTCCTGCTGACTGTCTGGTGACCCTCAACTCCCACCTTCACCTCCCAGTAGCTGGTCTCTGTCTTGTTCCCAAGTACACTGGGGTATTCATCAAACTGCTCTGGGATGTCTGGGAGCTTTTGCTTTTCTTCTGTCCACCTCACTGCTCTGCCTTCTGATTTCATATCCCGGGTCATTGTTactgagggaaattatttgaGAAGTACAATGGTTTAATGGTTTAATCACGCTCAACCTCTCTTGATTTAGTCTTCTTGTTCATGTTCACCTCATACTATTATTTACTAAGAAAAGCATTGTCATGTTCCAGTTTGTCTTTAaagacaaaaatacaattgtgtaAGTTGatccttatttattatttaattagaaTGGTTCATAATATGGGATGGGGTTAAATGTGCATTAGTTGGTAAGTATTAAGGTGGGTGTTggcttatataataataataataataataataataataataataataataataataataataataataataataataatcatcatcatcatcatcatcatcatcataatgaaTAGATATAAAGTCATTgcagtttttaaaattaataaaattttCTAACCTCAACATCCAAAGTACAGTGATAATGTTTAGTCAGTTGAATTCACTGAAGGACAACAACAATATTCTTAGTTAGATTTAGTTATAATACCTCTTTTTTGATTCCTGCAGATACAGTACAAAACCACTGTTATGGTCACTCCCACTGTCACTGCAACTGCCACTCCCACTAACAATGCCACTGCCAATAAGGACTCTTCTGACATCTGACCTAGATGACAGAGCAAACACAGGGATGAGTCCAGTGGTCTACTCTAGAACAGT
It contains:
- the LOC136768148 gene encoding E3 ubiquitin-protein ligase TRIM21; translation: MFYSRVVLSGFLEVPEGDDVVLPCKTHPERSVAALEVRWFRQTHNDLVCQYNNGKDTEGPDHQGRVKLFHQELERGNVSLQLSNTRLSDTGVYTCQINSKRKTILESHVKLEIKSYFLKRCQSRVTVTLDMKSINPYLIVSQNGRAVRWTEEKQKLPDTPERFDEYPCVLGVLGNKTVTSRGCYWEVKVGSKRSWELGVARASVCRKGQLTLSPETGFWVLSLWDGRRLKALTDPETTLDSNTIPSRVGVYLDYEKMQVSFYNAEAVSLIYSFKGED